From the genome of Streptomyces sp. NBC_00523:
TCCCCGTCGCCCACCTCGCCCAGGTCGCCGATGAGGGCCCGGTAAGGGGCGGGCAGCGCGGCGAGCGTGCGGCTCACCCGGACCTGCAGGCGGGAGCCGTCCGGGCCGTCGGCCAGGTGGTCGAGGAGCGGGGCCGGGTCGGAGTCCACGATGTTCCGCAAGGTGGACAGGTCGCACACGGTGAGCCAGGAAGCGGCGGCACCGAGCGCCGCCGGGTGGCCGTCGAGGCGGTGGCAGATCCAGGCCACATCCGCGAGCGCCTGCTCATCGGGCACGATGTCGGGCCGGACGCGCCGGAGCTGGCTGAGGAAGAACCGTACGGCGGGCGCGTCCGGATGCCCGGCGGCCGGGTCCGGCGCCTCCAACGGGGAGAGCAGGAACAGGCGTTCACCGGGCACGTTCCAGGGCCGCTCACCGGTGATCAGCAGCCGCAGGCCCGGGAACGTACGCAGGAGCCGGCTCAGGCGGCCGAAGTCCAGGGCGGCGGTGTCGGCACCGTCGAGGACGAGCACGGCCGCACCGCGTACGGAGGAACCGCCGTCGTCATCGAGGGCGGCCAGCGCGTCCGCCAGCGCGGGCAGCACCTCATCGGACGCGCCGCCACCGCGCAGGAACCGCGCGCAGTCGTCGGCGAGTTGGGGCATCGGGTCGTCGTCGGGGCGCAGGCAGTCGGCGGTGGCGCCGTCACCGTAGTGCCAGAGCACCGGCAGCCCGGCGCCGTGCAGACGGGCGGCCGCCTCCAGGGCGAGCCGGGTCTTGCCCACCCCGCTCAACCCGACGACGGTCACCAGCCGTTCGGCGCCGGACCCCAGCTCCTCCACCAGGACACCGGTCTCCGCGTCCCGCCCGACCAGCGGGTACAGCGGCACGGGCGGTGCGGCCCGCTCCATGGACAGGCGCCGCACGTCACCGTCCGCCCGGGACCCGCTCCGGGCCGCCGCCTCCAGCGCGGCACGGGCGCGGGGGCCGAGCCTGAGCGCGTCGGCCATGAGCCGCACCGTATCCGTCCTGGGCCGCTGGGCCTTCCCCTTCTCCAGGTCCCGGATGGCCCGCACGCTGATGGTGGACAGATCCGCCAACTCCCGCTGGGTCAGGCCGATACGGAGCCGGTGGCCGCGTATCAGGGAACCGAGCGGGGCGGTGGTGGCCGGGGTGTCCTGCGGGGGGTGGCTGAGCGTCATGGGAAGGACTCCTGCTCGTCGGGGGGATGGGCGCCCCGGAAGCGGCTGCGGGCCGGGGTGCCGGAGGGGACGGCTGTCGTGCCTTGCTGCTGCCGGAATCCTCCGCGTGCGCCCTATCCGGGAGGCATCGCGAGACCAACGCCGCCACCGGCCCGGCCGGCCCCTCGGGATAGGCGACAGGAGCCCCCGCCCGGGCCGGTGATAGGGGCCCAGTGCCGTGATAGCGGGGGGATAGGAGCGGGGGCGGTCCCGTGAATCCGCGCGTTCCTAACTTGGTGTCCAGAAGGAAACGGAACACCGACGAAGGGACAGTCCGATGAACCGCAACACCACCGCCCGCAACGCCCTCCGCGCCGCCTTCGCCACCGTCGCGGTCGTGATCGTCACCGGCATCGGCGTCCAGGTCGGCTGGGCCGACGACACGTCCGGCACCGGCACCCAGCCGACCGGCACCAGCAGCACCCCCACCCCGGGCGCCACCGGCTCCACCGACAACAACCCCTGGGACTGACCCCCGCAGGACTCAGCCGGCGCCCAACAGCCGTCGAGTCTCAGCCAGTTCCCGTTTCATCCCCCGGCTCGTGAAGACCTCCACCGCGGGGGCCAGCAGTTCCCGGGAACGCCCCGGCTCCTCCTCGCCGAGCAGCCGCGCCAGATCCAGGCGGGCCAGAGCGCCACCGCCGAAATCCATGATCTGCTCCCGGGCCGCGACGGCCCGGTCGAAGAAATACCTCGCCCTGTCGGGCCGCCCCATCATGACGAACGCCTGGCCGAGATCCCGCAGCAGATGCCCCTCGCCGATCACATCACCGGAATCCCGGCACAGCTCCAGGACCTCCGTGAACGTCAGCACCGCGAGGTCCAGCTCGCCCCGCTCCAGCAGCAGTTGGCCCACCCGGCGCAAGGTCCGCGCCCGGCCCCCGAGATAGCCCACCCCGTCGTAGATCTCCAGCGCCTCGTCCAACTGCGCCTGCGCCACGTCCACGTCACCCCGGCGCATCCGGATGTGGGCGCTCTGCGTCAGCACGATCGCCCGCCCCACCACGTCACCGGCCCGGTCGAAGTCCGCCAGCGACCGCCCGTACAGATCGAGGGCGGTGTCGTCGTCGCCGTTCGTCCGTGCGATCAGGGCCATGTCACGTCGGCACAGGGCCTCGCCCTGCGGTTCGTCCAGCGCCTGGAAGACGTCGAGCGCCGAACTCAGCGCCTGGCGCGCCATGTCGAACTCGTTGCGGCTCATGTACAGCGAACCCAGCGAGGCCCGGACGGCGGCCGTACCCCGCAGATTGCCCGCCTTGCGCACGGCGGCCAGAGCCCGTACGTGGGTCTGCTCCCACAGGTCGTAATGGCCCCGCACCTCGAACAACGTGACCAGGGTCGTCGCCAGATTCCAGCTGACGTCGTGCAGGCCCTCGTCGGCGGCGTGCTCCACCATCCCGCACAGGGCGCCCTGCTCCGCGTCGAACCAGGCGAGCGGATCGGCGAGCAGGTCGCTCGTGCACGACGGGGGCGGCGCCCAGCGCGGCGCGTCGCCGTGCAGGACGGTGAAGTCACCGCCGTACACCTTGCGATGGGCCTCCTGCGCCAGATACATCCAGCCGCCCGCCATCCGGACGAGCGCGTCCCGGCGCAGCTCCGGCGCGTCCTGCGCGGCCAGCTGCTCGCGCGCGTAGACGCGGATGATCTCGTGGAACTGGTACCGGTAGCCGCCGGTCCGCTCCACCCCGACCACGTCCAGCATCTGCATGTCGACCAGCGGTTCCAGCAGGTCCGACGGCACCGGCCGGTCGTCGTCGAGCAGCGCACCCGCGAGCCAGCCCGGCAGCGTCGGCGTCCGCGCCATGGAGAGCAGCCGCAGCAGCCCCCGGTCCTCGGGCGCCAGACCGTTGTACGTGAGCGACAGGCTGGCGCGCATCGTCATCTCACCGTGCGCCAGCTCGTCCAGCCGGTGCCGCTCGTTGGCCAGCCGGTGCACCATCGAGGCGAGCGTCCAGTGCGGACGGGCGGCGAGCCGGGCCGCCACGATCCGCAGCGCGAGCGGCAGCCGTCCCACCGTACGCACCAGGGCCTCGGCCGACGCGGCCTCGCCCTCCACCCGCTCCTCCCCGATGATCCGGGAGAGCAGCTTCAGCGCCCGCTCCTCGTCCAGGACGTCCAGCTCCACGCGGTGCGCGCCCGGCAGCGCGGTCAGCCGGGCCCGGCTGGTGACCAGGACCGCGCAGTCCCGGCTCCCCGGCAGCAGCGGCTGCACCTGGCTCTCCGACGCGGCGTCGTCCAGGACCACCAGGAGGCGGCGGGAGGCGAGCCGGGTGCGGTACATCTCCGCCCGCTCGTCCAGCGAGTCCGGGATCAGCTGGCCCGGGATGCCCAGGGCGCGCAGGAAGCGGCCCAGCACCTCCGCGGTGGTGGCCGGGGTCCCGGTGCCGCGCAGATCGCAGTACAACTGGCCGTCGGGGAACCCCGTCTCCGCGAGCCGGTGCGCGAGGTTCACGGCCAGCGTGGACTTGCCGGTGCCCGGCTTCCCGGTGATCACGGCAAGACCGACCGCCTTGCGCTCCCGGCCACCGGTCAGCGCCTTCTCCAGGGCGGCGAGCTGGGCGTCGTCCGCCACGAAGTCCGAAGCGTCGGCGGGGAGTTGCTGCGGTCGGGCGTCGTGCGGTTGTGGTTCGGCCGGGGCACCGGGGGAGTCCTGGGCGGCCCCGGGCACCGGGTGGGCGCTCGGGTTGGTGGCGTGTCCCGCGTCGCTACGGGCTGGCTCGCCGCGGTCGGCGCCGACGGCCGGGCGCCGGGGCGCGGCGGGCTCGACGGCGCCCCCACCGGCGGACCGGGGCGCCTGCCCCCGTACCGGCGGAGGCAGTTCCCCGGCGAGGATGGCCGCCTCCAGTCGGCGCAGTTCCCGGCCCGGTTCGAGGCCCAGCTCCTGGTCGAGGATGCGGCGCCCGTCCCGGAACGCCTCAAGCGCCTCCGCCTGCCGGCCCGACCAGTACAGGGCGCACATCAGCTGGCCCCGGAGCCGTTCCCGCAACGGGTTCTCATGGGTGAGGAGTTGGAGCTCACCCACCAGCCGGTCGTGCCGGCCGAGCTCCAGCTCCAACTGCATCCGCAGCTCGACGGCGCTCAGCCGCTCCTCGTCCAGCTGGCGCGCCTTGTTGGCCAGGGGGCCGCTGTCCAGGCCGGTCAGGGAGTCCCCCTGCCACAGCGCCACCGCGGACTTCAGGAGCGCCACCGCCTTCTCGGACTCGCCCTCGTCGCGTTGCCGCCTCGCCATCGCGACCAGGCCGGTGAAGAGCAGCGAGTCCACGTCCCCGGTGTCCACGTGCAGGACGTATCCCGGCGGGCGGGTCGATATGGAGACCGTGCTGTCCGCACCGGCCAGGAGCTTCCGCAGCCGGGACACGCAGATCTGGACCTGGGTGCGGGCGGTCTCCGGCGGGCTGTCCTCCCAGATGAGGTCCACCAGGTAGTTCGTGCTGACCACCCGGTTTGCTTCGAGCAGCAGGGCGGCGAGGATGACCTCCTGACGGCCCGGCGGCACCCGCAGCGGCCCCTCCTTGCCCCGCACCTGGAGCGGGCCCAGCAATTGGAAGGGTGGTCTCGCCGCGCCCGGGGCATCCTGGACCGTGTGCGTCGTACCCTCGGCCACCGAGACCCCCAGCTCGTAAGCGCGTTGATGCTCCGGGATCAACGTCCCCAAAGTTTTCACAACCCTCACGCATCTGTCCATCCTGCATGCCCAGCGTGACCGGCCCGCGAATAGCCGCGCGATAGGCGGGGGTTGGCGTGGCCCGGAAGAGTGCGGGGCGGAGGAGAAAGGAGGCGTCCATGCACACCGACGCCTGGACGAGCAGCGACCCGTACACCGGGGGTGATCTGGTCACCGCCGCGGGGACCGACCATGTCCGTCTCGTCTACGAATACCTTGACGCCGGGGACCTCGACGCGTGCGCCTCCCTGCTGCACGACCACGTCGCCCTGGACCTGCCCGGCGTCCCGACGGCCCACGGACGGACCGCGTTCCTGCACGCCCACCGCGACCACCTGGGGACACCCGCTCGCCACGAGATCGACCAGGTCGTCGCCCACTCCCGGAACGTGGTGGCGGCGGGCCGCCGCCTCGGCACGCACGCCCATGACGCGGGCATGCGCTTCGTGGACGTCTTCCGTATCGCCGAGGACGGCATGGTGGAGTCCTGCACCCGCTACTACCACGCGGTGCCCTGACCGGCCCTGTCCGCCGGGCGCAGGGCGGCCGCACGGTAGTCGCGCGGGGCCATCCCGTACGCCGTCCGGAAGGCCCGGCTGAACACGGTCGCGTCGGTGAACCCCCACCGGGCGGCGACGGCCTGGATGGGCTGCCGGCGCAGCTCGGGGCGGGCCAGGTCCGCGCGGCAGCCGTCGAGCCGGCGGCGGCGGATCGTCGCGGCGACGCTCTCGGGCTGGTCCCGGAAGAGCGCGTGCAGGCTCCGCAGCGACAGGTGGTGGCGGGCGGCGATGAGGCTCGGGGACAGTCCGGGGTCACCGATGTGATGGTCGATGAAGGCGCTGACCCGACGCAGCAGCACGGACGTCCGCAGCTCGGCGGGCGCCTCCACCGGGAACGACCCGATGCCGTCGGCCAGGCAGGACGCGGCCATGTCCACGGCCATCTCGCCCAGCACGCCCAGCTGCTGGGGTGAGCAGTCGGCCCCCGTGGCGGCGAGGTTCGTCAGGAAACCGGCCAGGATCGCGCCCATCCCCGTATCGCCCGGGACACTCCGAGCGAGGATTCGGTCCACCCGCTGCGAGGGCAACGGCATCCGGACCTTCGGTATCTGCAGGACGATGACCTCGACGTCCCGCCCGTCCGTCCCCGAGCCGGACTCGTACGGACGCGAGGTGTCCCACAACGCCATGCCGCCGACGCCGAGTTCGGCCTCGCCGCCCTGTTGCGCGAACCACGCCGAGCCACTGGTCACCAGCGCCAGCTGGTACTGCTCCGGATCCCCCTGCCGGATCAGCGCCGGGGTCCTGCGCGACCGCAGCGGACCGTAGGCGAACCGCGCCAGCTGTACGGTCCCGAGACCGAGCATCCCGCCCCGCGCGTCGAAGCTGTCCGGGTCCGCGGCGCGGAACTCCGTGGGGAGCAGGACGTCGGACACCACCTGCTCGAACCACTCGAACCGGTTGTCCGGCGCCATCTCGGCCGCCGCCATCTCCTGCCACACCGTCGGGCACCCCCTCACGCCTGATCAGCCGCCGGACAGGTCAGGTTCCGGCCAGGTGCAGTCTGATGGATCGGCCAAGATCGCGACAAGCGTTGTCCGCGGCCGGTCGCGGGTCAGGACGCGGCGGACCCGGCCGGTCCCTCCGGCGCACGCAGCACCAGGAGCGTGATCTCGCTGGGCGCGAAGACACGGAACGGTGGGCCCCAGAACCCGGTGCCCCGGCTGGTGTACAGCTGGGTGCGGTCGCCGTGGCGGCTCAGCCCGGCGACGGCCGGCTGGTCGAGGCGGACCAGGTAGTGGAACGGCCAGATCTGACCGCCGTGGGTGTGGCCCGACAGCTGGAGGTCTACGCCGCCCTCGGCGGCCCGGTCGATGAACTTCGGCTGGTGCGCCAGGAGCAGCACCGGAAGGTCCGGATCGGCGCCGTCCAGCGCCCCCGCGAGGTGCGCGCGGTGACCGGCCAGACCGGAGGACTCGGCGGTGACGTCGTCCACACCGGCCACCACGAGGGTGTCGCCGCCGCGTTCGAGCAGCACATGGCGGTTGCGCAGCGGCTGCCAGCCCAGCTCGTCCATCAGGTCCACCCAGCCCTGCGCCTCGCTGTAGTACTCGTGGTTCCCGGTGACGTAGACGCGGGCGTGGGCGGCGCGCACCGTGCCGAGCGGGGCGGCCTGGGCGCGGCGGCGGTCGGCGGTGCCGTCGGCGATGTCGCCGGTGTGGCAGACCAGGTCCGCCTCCAGCGCGTTGACCTCCTCGCACACCCGCTCCGACCAGCGGGCCCGGTCCAGCGGCCCGTAGTGCGTGTCGGTGATGAGGGCGACCCGGGTCCCGTCCAGGCCCGGCCCCAGGCGCGGCACTCGGACCTCGACCCGGCGCACCCTCGGCACCCGGCGCGCCTCGGCGTACCCCCACGCGAGCAGGACGGCGGCGGCCCCGAGCACCGACCAGGTGACGATCCTGGCCCGGTCCTGCCCGTCGCCGGTCCCGGTCAGGGTCAGGGCGAGCCGGAGCAGGACGCCGAGCAGCACGGACCAGGTGAACAGCACCCAGATGGAGCCGAGCATGCTGTCCCCGACGATCGCCGCCCGGTCCTGCTGCCGCTTGCCGTGGCCCCGCATCATCGCGACCGGCATGGTGACGAGGCCGAGCGCGAAGAGGCAGGTGCCGGCCACGGTGACGGGGAGCGGCCAGTGCTGCCCGGTGTACAGCAGCACCCAGCACGGCACGGCCCACAGCAGCACCGGGGCGATCAGGGGGACGTAACGCATCAGGCGCCGCACCCGGCTCGGTGCCGCCGCCGCCCCGCCGTCCGCGGACCGGGCCTCGCTGGTGTCGGTCACGTTTCCTCCTCGGACGGCGGCCGGAATGCCGCCGGGCACCTTACCCGGTCGCCCCCGAGGGCCCGGAGACGGCCACCGCCGGAGGGTCAGCCGGTCCCGGCGGCGATCCAGGCGTCGAGTTGCTCGCGGGTGGTGGTGGGGTCCGCGATCAGCCCGGCCAGTTCGTCGTCGGCGTGATGGCGGGTCGAGACCGCCGGGCAGCGCCGGCACGCCTCGACGCCGCTCTGCGTCCACCACTGGCACTTCGTCCGCAGGTGGCAGCGCGGCACGGCTGCCTCGACCACCCTGGGCGCGGCGGCGACCACCCGCTCCACGAGGGCGCAGTCGTCGCCGCGGCGGTTGGCGCAGCCGCTGACGCAGTGCGAGGCGAACCGCAGGATGCGCCGGGGGTCGATGCCCTCGGGCACGTCGCCCAGCACCTCGGAGGCGGGCACCGGGTCGGCCAGATAGGCGACCCGGCCCTCCTGCCCGGACCGCACACCCAG
Proteins encoded in this window:
- a CDS encoding helix-turn-helix domain-containing protein; protein product: MAAAEMAPDNRFEWFEQVVSDVLLPTEFRAADPDSFDARGGMLGLGTVQLARFAYGPLRSRRTPALIRQGDPEQYQLALVTSGSAWFAQQGGEAELGVGGMALWDTSRPYESGSGTDGRDVEVIVLQIPKVRMPLPSQRVDRILARSVPGDTGMGAILAGFLTNLAATGADCSPQQLGVLGEMAVDMAASCLADGIGSFPVEAPAELRTSVLLRRVSAFIDHHIGDPGLSPSLIAARHHLSLRSLHALFRDQPESVAATIRRRRLDGCRADLARPELRRQPIQAVAARWGFTDATVFSRAFRTAYGMAPRDYRAAALRPADRAGQGTAW
- a CDS encoding metallophosphoesterase, which produces MTDTSEARSADGGAAAAPSRVRRLMRYVPLIAPVLLWAVPCWVLLYTGQHWPLPVTVAGTCLFALGLVTMPVAMMRGHGKRQQDRAAIVGDSMLGSIWVLFTWSVLLGVLLRLALTLTGTGDGQDRARIVTWSVLGAAAVLLAWGYAEARRVPRVRRVEVRVPRLGPGLDGTRVALITDTHYGPLDRARWSERVCEEVNALEADLVCHTGDIADGTADRRRAQAAPLGTVRAAHARVYVTGNHEYYSEAQGWVDLMDELGWQPLRNRHVLLERGGDTLVVAGVDDVTAESSGLAGHRAHLAGALDGADPDLPVLLLAHQPKFIDRAAEGGVDLQLSGHTHGGQIWPFHYLVRLDQPAVAGLSRHGDRTQLYTSRGTGFWGPPFRVFAPSEITLLVLRAPEGPAGSAAS
- a CDS encoding nuclear transport factor 2 family protein, whose product is MHTDAWTSSDPYTGGDLVTAAGTDHVRLVYEYLDAGDLDACASLLHDHVALDLPGVPTAHGRTAFLHAHRDHLGTPARHEIDQVVAHSRNVVAAGRRLGTHAHDAGMRFVDVFRIAEDGMVESCTRYYHAVP
- a CDS encoding helix-turn-helix domain-containing protein, producing the protein MTLSHPPQDTPATTAPLGSLIRGHRLRIGLTQRELADLSTISVRAIRDLEKGKAQRPRTDTVRLMADALRLGPRARAALEAAARSGSRADGDVRRLSMERAAPPVPLYPLVGRDAETGVLVEELGSGAERLVTVVGLSGVGKTRLALEAAARLHGAGLPVLWHYGDGATADCLRPDDDPMPQLADDCARFLRGGGASDEVLPALADALAALDDDGGSSVRGAAVLVLDGADTAALDFGRLSRLLRTFPGLRLLITGERPWNVPGERLFLLSPLEAPDPAAGHPDAPAVRFFLSQLRRVRPDIVPDEQALADVAWICHRLDGHPAALGAAASWLTVCDLSTLRNIVDSDPAPLLDHLADGPDGSRLQVRVSRTLAALPAPYRALIGDLGEVGDGEFLLQDVVRLTGRPLPECGRLIRELLVGGVIRTSADGGRSAFRVLCVVRAAAGATAGV
- a CDS encoding AfsR/SARP family transcriptional regulator; the protein is MLGPLQVRGKEGPLRVPPGRQEVILAALLLEANRVVSTNYLVDLIWEDSPPETARTQVQICVSRLRKLLAGADSTVSISTRPPGYVLHVDTGDVDSLLFTGLVAMARRQRDEGESEKAVALLKSAVALWQGDSLTGLDSGPLANKARQLDEERLSAVELRMQLELELGRHDRLVGELQLLTHENPLRERLRGQLMCALYWSGRQAEALEAFRDGRRILDQELGLEPGRELRRLEAAILAGELPPPVRGQAPRSAGGGAVEPAAPRRPAVGADRGEPARSDAGHATNPSAHPVPGAAQDSPGAPAEPQPHDARPQQLPADASDFVADDAQLAALEKALTGGRERKAVGLAVITGKPGTGKSTLAVNLAHRLAETGFPDGQLYCDLRGTGTPATTAEVLGRFLRALGIPGQLIPDSLDERAEMYRTRLASRRLLVVLDDAASESQVQPLLPGSRDCAVLVTSRARLTALPGAHRVELDVLDEERALKLLSRIIGEERVEGEAASAEALVRTVGRLPLALRIVAARLAARPHWTLASMVHRLANERHRLDELAHGEMTMRASLSLTYNGLAPEDRGLLRLLSMARTPTLPGWLAGALLDDDRPVPSDLLEPLVDMQMLDVVGVERTGGYRYQFHEIIRVYAREQLAAQDAPELRRDALVRMAGGWMYLAQEAHRKVYGGDFTVLHGDAPRWAPPPSCTSDLLADPLAWFDAEQGALCGMVEHAADEGLHDVSWNLATTLVTLFEVRGHYDLWEQTHVRALAAVRKAGNLRGTAAVRASLGSLYMSRNEFDMARQALSSALDVFQALDEPQGEALCRRDMALIARTNGDDDTALDLYGRSLADFDRAGDVVGRAIVLTQSAHIRMRRGDVDVAQAQLDEALEIYDGVGYLGGRARTLRRVGQLLLERGELDLAVLTFTEVLELCRDSGDVIGEGHLLRDLGQAFVMMGRPDRARYFFDRAVAAREQIMDFGGGALARLDLARLLGEEEPGRSRELLAPAVEVFTSRGMKRELAETRRLLGAG